From Acinetobacter suaedae, one genomic window encodes:
- a CDS encoding DUF4179 domain-containing protein has protein sequence MGHAAAIKENNNLKTMEKTASPIVKALDQQKRNTAMLPSTDDELKMLNTIRTTPTQTFFASQHERFSRFVQTIFQPHNS, from the coding sequence ATGGGACATGCTGCCGCAATTAAAGAAAATAACAACCTAAAAACTATGGAAAAAACTGCATCACCAATTGTGAAGGCACTTGACCAACAAAAACGCAATACTGCGATGTTACCATCTACAGATGATGAGCTCAAAATGTTAAATACAATTCGGACAACACCGACTCAAACATTTTTTGCCAGTCAACATGAACGCTTTTCACGTTTTGTACAGACGATATTCCAACCGCACAATTCTTAA
- the rsmH gene encoding 16S rRNA (cytosine(1402)-N(4))-methyltransferase RsmH gives MSHISVLLHETVDGVLAGRDTGVYVDATFGRGGHTKLLLSKLDQNARVYAFDKDPQALEVAAQLEQEDPRFKIIHASFADIQAELAKIGIVEVDGIMADLGVSSPQLDQAERGFSFMQDGPLDMRMDNSQGLTAAEWLLEIEEEKLANIIYQYGEERYSRRIAKAIKLAGEITTTAQLAEIVKVAHPKWEKHKHPATRTFQAIRIAINKELDDIEIFLPQAVELLKPAGQLAVISFHSLEDRLIKQFIQKESSLAEDHGWGMPQAQVDTRRLKKVSRIRASEAEVKANPRSRSAWLRVAERLEKKGK, from the coding sequence ATGTCGCATATTTCTGTCTTACTTCACGAAACGGTTGATGGCGTATTGGCAGGTCGCGACACGGGTGTTTATGTCGATGCAACCTTTGGTCGTGGTGGTCATACCAAGCTGCTACTCTCTAAGCTTGATCAAAATGCACGTGTTTATGCCTTTGATAAAGACCCACAGGCACTCGAGGTTGCAGCTCAGTTAGAACAAGAAGATCCTCGCTTTAAAATTATCCATGCCAGTTTTGCAGATATTCAAGCTGAATTGGCCAAGATCGGTATTGTTGAAGTTGACGGAATTATGGCAGATCTTGGCGTGTCTTCTCCTCAGCTTGATCAAGCGGAACGTGGTTTTAGCTTTATGCAAGATGGCCCTCTTGATATGCGCATGGATAATTCTCAAGGTCTGACCGCCGCAGAGTGGCTACTTGAAATTGAAGAAGAAAAACTAGCCAATATTATTTACCAATATGGTGAAGAGCGTTATAGCCGACGTATTGCAAAGGCAATTAAGTTGGCTGGTGAAATCACAACTACAGCTCAACTCGCTGAGATTGTTAAAGTAGCTCACCCTAAATGGGAGAAACACAAACACCCAGCAACTCGGACTTTCCAAGCAATTCGCATTGCAATTAACAAAGAACTAGATGATATTGAGATATTTTTGCCGCAAGCTGTAGAATTATTAAAACCAGCAGGACAATTGGCAGTGATTAGCTTCCATTCTCTGGAAGATCGTTTGATCAAACAATTTATTCAAAAAGAATCAAGTTTGGCTGAAGATCACGGCTGGGGCATGCCTCAAGCACAAGTTGATACTCGCCGTTTGAAGAAGGTTTCTCGTATTCGTGCGAGTGAAGCAGAAGTAAAAGCAAATCCTCGTTCACGTAGTGCATGGTTACGTGTGGCGGAGCGTTTAGAGAAAAAAGGCAAATAA
- the ftsL gene encoding cell division protein FtsL — MNNKNDDEVITSSKTGLKKVIVYAALVALVFTSALMVVFQVFEYRHDYRDLSAQMRERDDLNAEWGRLLIEQQTFGATAQIGSRAVTQLRMFSPPASQTVVISLPTTSKQDK; from the coding sequence ATGAACAACAAAAATGATGACGAGGTGATAACAAGCAGTAAAACAGGACTTAAAAAAGTGATTGTTTATGCTGCACTCGTTGCACTGGTGTTCACAAGTGCATTAATGGTGGTGTTTCAAGTGTTTGAATACAGACATGATTATCGTGATTTGAGTGCGCAAATGCGTGAAAGAGATGATCTGAATGCAGAGTGGGGACGTTTGTTGATTGAACAGCAAACTTTTGGTGCAACTGCACAAATCGGCTCACGTGCTGTGACCCAACTCCGTATGTTTTCACCGCCTGCATCCCAAACGGTTGTGATTTCTTTACCAACGACTTCAAAGCAAGACAAATAA